A genomic region of Vitis vinifera cultivar Pinot Noir 40024 chromosome 7, ASM3070453v1 contains the following coding sequences:
- the LOC100251082 gene encoding probable pectate lyase 8, whose translation MAVSLRWFSLCSLLVLVLFLRVNADELQKLRVEEKPDQLQSLENSTMAERLDKSEGWNERNEHAVENPEEVASMVDMSIRNSTERRNLGYFSCGTGNPIDDCWRCDPHWQLHRKRLADCGIGFGRNAIGGRDGRYYVVTDPGDYDAVNPRPGTLRHAVIQDKPLWIVFKRDMVIKLKQELIMNSFKTIDARGVNVHIANGACITIQFITNVIIHGLNIHDCKPTGNAMVRSSPSHYGWRTMADGDGISIFGSSHIWIDHNSLSNCADGLIDAVMGSTAITISNNYFTHHNEVMLLGHSDSYTRDKQMQVTIAYNHFGEGLIQRMPRCRHGYFHVVNNDYTHWEMYAIGGSAEPTINSQGNRYLAPANPFAKEVTKRVITSNSVWKHWNWRSEGDLLLNGAYFTPSGAGAAASYARASSLGAKSSSMVGTITSGAGALSCRRGRQC comes from the exons ATGGCTGTCTCTCTGAGGTGGTTCTCGCTTTGCTCGTTGTTGGTGTTGGTGCTGTTCCTCCGCGTCAACGCCGACGAGCTTCAGAAATTGAG GGTTGAAGAAAAGCCGGACCAGTTGCAGAGCTTGGAGAACTCCACAATGGCGGAGAG GTTGGATAAAAGTGAAGGGTGGAATGAGCGGAATGAGCACGCCGTGGAAAATCCAGAGGAGGTTGCTTCCATGGTTGATAT gaGCATCCGTAATAGTACGGAAAGGAGGAACCTGGGTTATTTCTCATGTGGAACTGGAAATCCCATTGATGACTGCTGGCGCTGTGACCCACATTGGCAACTTCACCGCAAGCGCCTTGCTGACTGTGGCATTGGCTTTGGACGCAATGCCATTGGTGGCCGGGATGGACGGTACTATGTGGTGACAGACCCTGGTGATTACGACGCTGTCAATCCCCGACCTGGCACTCTTCGCCATGCTGTCATCCAGGACAAGCCTTTATGGATCGTGTTCAAGCGGGACATGGTGATTAAACTGAAGCAAGAGCTGATCATGAACAGTTTCAAGACAATTGATGCTCGTGGAGTGAATGTCCACATCGCCAATGGGGCGTGCATCACCATCCAGTTTATCACCAATGTCATTATCCATGGTCTCAATATTCATGATTGCAAGCCCACTGGCAACGCCATGGTCCGAAGCTCACCTAGCCATTATGGATGGAGGACAATGGCCGATGGTGATGGCATTTCAATTTTTGGCTCCAGCCACATCTGGATTGATCACAACTCCCTCTCCAACTGCGCCGATGGCCTTATTGACGCTGTGATGGGATCCACTGccattaccatctccaacaactaCTTCACCCACCACAATGAG gTGATGCTATTGGGTCACAGTGACTCTTACACAAGAGACAAGCAGATGCAAGTGACCATTGCTTACAACCATTTCGGCGAGGGACTTATCCAGAGAATGCCAAG GTGTAGGCATGGTTATTTCCATGTGGTAAACAACGACTATACCCACTGGGAAATGTATGCTATTGGTGGAAGTGCTGAGCCCACCATTAACAGCCAGGGCAACAGATATCTTGCCCCTGCCAACCCCTTTGCTAAAGAG GTGACAAAGAGGGTGATCACCTCTAACAGTGTGTGGAAGCACTGGAATTGGAGATCAGAGGGAGACCTTTTGCTAAATGGGGCCTACTTCACTCCATCCGGAGCTGGGGCTGCAGCCAGCTACGCCAGAG